A region from the Clavibacter sp. A6099 genome encodes:
- a CDS encoding ABC transporter ATP-binding protein: MSRHDASAPAPTSPAPAAATPEPFLSARDLTKEYVTRGGRGLRPPVRRFLAVDGVSLDVPTGQTLSIVGESGSGKSTTARIIAHLLDPTSGTFALKGEDMTHAKGAALREFRRQVQVVFQDPASSLNPRHTVEQIISAPLRYQGITTPGGQAQLVRDLLDRVGLNPDHAQRYPAQFSGGQCQRIGIARALAVSPGLIVCDEAVSALDVTVQARVIALLRDLQRERGLSYVFIAHDLAVVRQLSDRVAVMSAGKVVEEGTRDDVFERPQHPYTRALLDAVPRIDPEWDRKRQAARVAAGLDTTAIETAGGSAA, encoded by the coding sequence ATGAGCCGCCACGACGCCTCCGCGCCCGCACCCACCTCGCCCGCGCCCGCCGCGGCGACGCCCGAGCCCTTCCTCTCCGCACGCGACCTCACGAAGGAGTACGTGACGCGCGGCGGCCGGGGGCTCCGACCGCCCGTTCGCCGCTTCCTCGCGGTCGACGGCGTGAGCCTCGACGTGCCGACCGGGCAGACGCTCTCGATCGTGGGGGAGTCCGGATCCGGCAAGTCGACGACCGCGCGCATCATCGCGCACCTGCTCGACCCGACCTCCGGCACGTTCGCGCTCAAGGGCGAGGACATGACGCACGCGAAGGGCGCCGCCCTCCGCGAGTTCCGGCGGCAGGTGCAGGTGGTGTTCCAGGATCCGGCGTCGTCGCTCAATCCGCGGCACACGGTGGAGCAGATCATCAGCGCGCCGCTGCGGTACCAGGGCATCACGACGCCGGGCGGGCAAGCGCAGCTCGTGCGCGACCTGCTCGACCGGGTGGGGCTGAACCCCGACCACGCGCAGCGCTACCCCGCGCAGTTCTCGGGCGGGCAGTGCCAGCGCATCGGGATCGCGCGGGCGCTCGCCGTGAGCCCGGGCCTCATCGTGTGCGACGAGGCGGTCTCCGCGCTCGACGTGACGGTGCAGGCGCGCGTCATCGCGCTGCTCCGCGACCTCCAGCGGGAGCGCGGGCTCAGCTACGTCTTCATCGCGCACGACCTCGCCGTCGTGCGCCAGCTCTCCGACCGCGTCGCCGTCATGAGCGCGGGCAAGGTCGTGGAGGAGGGGACGCGCGACGACGTGTTCGAGCGCCCGCAGCACCCGTACACGCGCGCGCTGCTCGACGCCGTGCCGCGCATCGACCCCGAGTGGGACCGCAAGCGGCAGGCCGCGCGCGTCGCGGCCGGGCTCGACACCACCGCCATCGAGACGGCGGGCGGGTCGGCCGCGTGA
- a CDS encoding alpha/beta fold hydrolase produces MIVGSATVPGVHVTDHEIEVPLDWAAARAGEPTATITVFARELVAPDRRGDDLPALLYLQGGPGGKSPRVLDDGGWIGHALRTHRVVLLDQRGTGRSTPVTARTMIRFGDDHASAARYLALFRADAIVQDAEALRQHLEGGRRWSTLGQSYGGFLTLTYLSLAPEALSACYVTGGLASLDPDAEEVYRRTYPRTVRKNAGYHARYPGDVGILSRLADRLQVGDVTLPDGDVLTVKRLQTIGIDLGMAPGRERIHALLDEALDERGEPTDVLLAEALRLTSYAANPLFAAMQESIYASGTRPATAWAAERERGRHPAFAPTARPLLLTGEMMYPWMFEEIRLLRPFRGAVEEMARRDDWPELYDPARLAANEVPLAAAIYHDDMYVDAGLQQDTVARVGNARAWITNEHEHDGLGAPGVLGRLMDTIARDGGALPR; encoded by the coding sequence GTGATCGTCGGATCCGCGACCGTCCCCGGCGTCCACGTCACCGACCACGAGATCGAGGTCCCGCTCGACTGGGCCGCGGCGCGCGCCGGCGAGCCCACCGCGACGATCACGGTGTTCGCCCGCGAGCTCGTCGCGCCCGACCGCCGCGGCGACGACCTGCCCGCGCTCCTCTACCTCCAGGGCGGCCCGGGCGGGAAGTCGCCGCGCGTGCTCGACGACGGCGGGTGGATCGGCCACGCCCTCCGCACGCACCGCGTCGTGCTCCTCGACCAGCGCGGCACCGGGCGGAGCACGCCCGTGACCGCGCGCACGATGATCCGGTTCGGCGACGACCACGCGTCCGCCGCCCGGTACCTCGCGCTCTTCCGCGCCGACGCGATCGTGCAGGACGCCGAGGCGCTGCGGCAGCACCTCGAGGGCGGGCGCCGCTGGTCGACGCTCGGCCAGAGCTACGGCGGGTTCCTCACGCTCACCTACCTGTCGCTCGCGCCCGAGGCCCTGTCGGCCTGCTACGTGACGGGCGGTCTCGCGTCGCTCGATCCCGACGCCGAGGAGGTCTACCGCCGGACCTACCCGCGCACGGTCCGGAAGAACGCCGGGTACCACGCGCGCTACCCGGGCGACGTGGGGATCCTGTCCCGCCTCGCGGACCGTCTCCAGGTCGGCGACGTCACGCTGCCCGACGGCGACGTGCTCACCGTGAAGCGCCTGCAGACCATCGGCATCGACCTCGGCATGGCGCCCGGGCGCGAGCGGATCCACGCCCTCCTCGACGAGGCGCTCGACGAGCGCGGCGAGCCCACCGACGTGCTGCTCGCCGAGGCGCTGCGCCTCACCTCGTACGCGGCGAACCCGCTGTTCGCGGCGATGCAGGAGAGCATCTACGCGTCCGGCACCCGGCCCGCGACCGCGTGGGCCGCCGAGCGGGAGCGCGGTCGGCACCCGGCGTTCGCGCCGACCGCCCGGCCGCTGCTGCTCACCGGCGAGATGATGTACCCCTGGATGTTCGAGGAGATCCGGCTGCTGCGCCCGTTCCGCGGCGCGGTCGAGGAGATGGCCCGCCGCGACGACTGGCCGGAGCTCTACGACCCGGCCCGCCTCGCGGCCAACGAGGTGCCGCTGGCCGCCGCGATCTACCACGACGACATGTACGTGGACGCGGGCCTGCAGCAGGACACGGTCGCGCGCGTGGGGAACGCCCGCGCGTGGATCACGAACGAGCACGAGCACGACGGCCTCGGAGCGCCTGGCGTGCTCGGGCGGCTTATGGACACGATCGCCCGCGACGGAGGAGCCCTGCCCCGATGA
- a CDS encoding aminopeptidase P family protein, whose translation MTDTTHDTTHDTTPATDPGAPRAPFTSEERRPPRLAELPAFQDLMAGGWITPDRTPTTVPGAVEAAAAHRERLSAAMPGVTLAVASGYAPTRNDDCRYAFRADSDFVWLTGVQIEGAVLVMHAVPGGHDAVLHVPAPAHPGDPRFYSDADHGELWVGPAPAHADWQRVLGIPVRDPDRIAPDLVGVRDVRRAGAVTGVPSALADVRRDPALVATLGELRVIKDAWEIEELRRAVDDTVEGFAEVVRAIPRARAHGGERWLQGTFDRHARTVGNGPGYATIVGGGGHATTLHWVRCDGPLRDGELVLLDMGVEARSLYTADVTRTIPVDGTFTPEQRLVHDIVERSHRAGLEAVAPGRPLVDFHHASMEVIAQGLHDLGILPVSVDEALSPAGQHHRRWLVCGIGHHLGLDVHDCSGAGVAGYDRAVEAGMVLTVEPGLYFAPDDGMVPPELRGIGVRIEDDIVVTQTGSDVLSDALPIDARGLESWMREQRSPS comes from the coding sequence ATGACCGACACGACCCACGACACGACCCACGACACGACGCCCGCCACGGACCCCGGCGCGCCGCGCGCCCCCTTCACCTCCGAGGAGCGCCGCCCGCCGCGCCTCGCGGAGCTGCCCGCCTTCCAGGACCTGATGGCCGGCGGCTGGATCACGCCCGACCGCACGCCGACCACCGTGCCCGGCGCGGTCGAGGCCGCTGCCGCGCACCGCGAACGGCTGAGCGCCGCGATGCCCGGCGTCACCCTCGCGGTGGCGAGCGGGTACGCGCCCACGCGCAACGACGACTGCCGCTACGCGTTCCGCGCCGACAGCGACTTCGTGTGGCTCACCGGCGTGCAGATCGAGGGCGCGGTGCTCGTGATGCACGCGGTGCCGGGCGGCCACGACGCCGTCCTGCACGTGCCGGCGCCCGCGCACCCCGGGGATCCGCGCTTCTACTCCGACGCCGACCACGGCGAGCTGTGGGTCGGCCCCGCGCCCGCGCACGCCGACTGGCAGCGGGTGCTCGGGATCCCCGTGCGCGACCCCGACCGCATCGCGCCGGACCTCGTGGGCGTCCGCGACGTCCGCCGCGCGGGCGCCGTCACCGGCGTGCCGTCCGCCCTCGCCGACGTCCGGCGCGACCCGGCGCTCGTGGCGACGCTCGGCGAGCTGCGCGTCATCAAGGACGCGTGGGAGATCGAGGAGCTGCGGCGCGCGGTCGACGACACCGTCGAGGGCTTCGCCGAGGTCGTGCGCGCCATCCCGCGGGCGCGCGCGCACGGCGGGGAGCGCTGGCTGCAGGGCACATTCGACCGGCACGCGCGGACGGTCGGCAACGGCCCCGGCTACGCCACCATCGTGGGCGGCGGCGGGCACGCGACGACGCTGCACTGGGTGCGCTGCGACGGCCCGCTCCGCGACGGCGAGCTCGTGCTGCTCGACATGGGCGTGGAGGCACGCAGCCTCTACACCGCCGACGTCACCCGCACGATCCCCGTCGACGGCACGTTCACGCCCGAGCAGCGGCTCGTGCACGACATCGTGGAGCGCAGCCACCGCGCGGGCCTCGAGGCCGTGGCACCCGGTCGGCCGCTCGTCGACTTCCACCACGCGTCCATGGAGGTCATCGCCCAGGGGCTGCACGACCTGGGGATCCTGCCGGTCTCGGTCGACGAGGCGCTCTCGCCCGCAGGCCAGCACCACCGGCGCTGGCTGGTGTGCGGCATCGGCCACCACCTCGGGCTCGACGTGCACGACTGCTCGGGCGCCGGGGTCGCGGGCTACGACCGCGCGGTCGAGGCGGGCATGGTGCTGACGGTCGAGCCCGGTCTCTACTTCGCGCCGGACGACGGGATGGTACCGCCCGAGCTCCGGGGCATCGGCGTGCGGATCGAAGACGATATCGTGGTGACGCAGACGGGGTCCGACGTGCTGTCGGATGCGCTGCCGATCGACGCACGGGGCCTGGAGTCCTGGATGCGGGAGCAGCGGTCCCCGTCCTGA
- a CDS encoding GntR family transcriptional regulator: MSLSALRPAPPRESLREHVHQALSAAIVSGELEPGTLITVPTLAVRFDVSATPVREAVLELEKRGFVETVRNKGFRVTAVSDEELGHLVQVRQLLEAPAMERLAGHLPEGALPGLEALADRIEQGAREGDLRAYLEADQEFHLSLTRILGNPVLTEAIADLRSRTRLVGLASMKESSMLDASAAEHHELLRALVAGDGPGSHEVMVRHIRHATGWWAGHGEDEAAGDADASRADQDA; encoded by the coding sequence GTGAGCCTCTCCGCACTGCGTCCCGCACCCCCGCGCGAGAGCCTGCGCGAGCACGTGCACCAGGCCCTGTCCGCGGCCATCGTCTCGGGCGAGCTGGAGCCGGGCACGCTCATCACCGTGCCCACGCTCGCGGTGCGCTTCGACGTCTCGGCCACGCCCGTCCGCGAGGCGGTGCTCGAGCTCGAGAAGCGCGGCTTCGTGGAGACCGTCCGCAACAAGGGCTTCCGCGTCACCGCCGTGAGCGACGAGGAGCTCGGCCACCTGGTGCAGGTGCGCCAGCTCCTCGAGGCGCCGGCCATGGAGCGGCTCGCCGGGCACCTGCCCGAGGGCGCGCTGCCCGGCCTCGAGGCGCTCGCCGACCGCATCGAGCAGGGCGCGCGCGAGGGCGACCTCCGCGCGTACCTCGAGGCCGACCAGGAGTTCCACCTCTCGCTGACGCGCATCCTCGGCAACCCCGTGCTCACGGAGGCCATCGCGGACCTCCGCTCGCGCACGCGCCTCGTCGGACTCGCGTCGATGAAGGAGAGCTCCATGCTCGACGCGTCGGCGGCCGAGCACCACGAGCTGCTGCGCGCGCTGGTCGCCGGCGACGGACCCGGGTCGCACGAGGTGATGGTGCGTCACATCCGGCACGCCACCGGCTGGTGGGCGGGGCACGGTGAGGACGAGGCCGCGGGGGATGCGGACGCCTCCCGGGCCGATCAGGACGCCTGA
- a CDS encoding NAD(P)/FAD-dependent oxidoreductase has translation MTRHVVVVGGGIVGAACARSLARAGIRVTVVERAAVASGTSAQGEGNILVSDKGPGAELELAQLAARRWPEVAAELADELGYALPSIEYEPKGGLVVTTTDEGADPLLAFAATQRSAGVDAVPVDRRRALELEPWLNPAITAAVHYPEDAQVQPAIATEALAASARRAGAVVRTGVEVIGPLLDADGALRGVRTSAGDIPADDVLIAAGPWSGEVARTLGVELPVLPRRGVVLVTTRMPHRIRHKVYDGDYVGAVGSGDGALQTSGVVESTPSGTVLIGSSRERVGFDASLRVAVLEELAAKAVRLFPFLVEANAMRSYGGFRPYLPDHLPVVGPDPRLPGLWHASGHEGAGIGLSVATADLIVAQMMGVATPLDVRPFSVARASLGLLMPGAAAPGVALPTDAAGARA, from the coding sequence ATGACGCGTCACGTGGTCGTCGTGGGCGGGGGCATCGTCGGGGCCGCGTGCGCCCGGTCGCTCGCCCGCGCGGGGATCCGCGTCACGGTCGTCGAGCGCGCCGCGGTCGCCTCCGGCACGAGCGCGCAGGGCGAGGGCAACATCCTCGTGTCCGACAAGGGCCCGGGCGCCGAGCTCGAGCTCGCCCAGCTGGCCGCCCGCCGCTGGCCCGAGGTGGCCGCCGAGCTCGCGGACGAGCTGGGCTACGCGCTGCCCTCCATCGAGTACGAGCCCAAGGGCGGGCTCGTCGTCACGACCACCGACGAGGGCGCGGATCCGCTCCTCGCCTTCGCCGCCACCCAGCGCTCCGCGGGCGTCGACGCCGTGCCCGTCGACCGGCGCCGGGCGCTCGAGCTCGAGCCGTGGCTGAACCCGGCGATCACCGCGGCCGTGCACTACCCCGAGGACGCGCAGGTGCAGCCCGCCATCGCGACCGAGGCGCTCGCCGCGTCGGCCAGGCGGGCGGGCGCGGTCGTGCGCACCGGGGTCGAGGTCATCGGGCCGCTGCTCGACGCGGACGGCGCGCTCCGCGGGGTGCGGACGAGCGCGGGCGACATCCCCGCGGACGACGTGCTGATCGCCGCAGGGCCGTGGTCGGGCGAGGTGGCGCGGACCCTCGGCGTCGAGCTGCCCGTGCTGCCGCGCCGAGGCGTCGTCCTCGTGACCACGCGCATGCCGCACCGCATCCGGCACAAGGTCTACGACGGCGACTACGTGGGCGCGGTCGGATCCGGCGACGGCGCGCTGCAGACCTCGGGCGTCGTGGAGTCGACGCCGTCGGGGACGGTGCTCATCGGATCCAGCCGCGAGCGCGTCGGCTTCGACGCGTCGCTGCGCGTGGCCGTGCTCGAGGAGCTCGCCGCGAAGGCCGTGCGCCTCTTCCCCTTCCTCGTCGAGGCGAACGCGATGCGCTCCTACGGCGGGTTCCGGCCCTACCTGCCCGACCACCTGCCCGTCGTCGGACCCGACCCGCGGCTGCCCGGCCTCTGGCATGCGAGCGGCCACGAGGGCGCCGGGATCGGCCTGTCGGTCGCGACCGCGGACCTCATCGTGGCGCAGATGATGGGTGTCGCGACGCCGCTCGACGTGCGGCCCTTCTCGGTCGCGCGCGCCTCGCTCGGGCTGCTGATGCCCGGGGCCGCCGCGCCCGGCGTCGCGCTGCCGACCGACGCGGCCGGAGCGCGCGCATGA
- a CDS encoding (2Fe-2S)-binding protein has product MTPRRVDPARDPIRPEPAAAVRFTVDGDPVEGVSGQTIAGALLASGTLAWRTTASAGRPRGVFCGIGVCFDCTVTVNGLPDVRACQRRAVEGDVVETGPGATVPDARAGEAS; this is encoded by the coding sequence ATGACGCCGCGGCGCGTGGATCCGGCGCGCGACCCGATCCGCCCGGAGCCGGCCGCTGCCGTCCGCTTCACCGTGGACGGGGATCCCGTCGAGGGCGTCAGCGGCCAGACCATCGCGGGCGCGCTGCTCGCCTCCGGCACGCTCGCCTGGCGGACGACCGCGAGCGCGGGCCGTCCCCGCGGGGTCTTCTGCGGGATCGGCGTGTGCTTCGACTGCACCGTGACCGTGAACGGGCTGCCCGACGTGCGCGCCTGCCAGCGGCGCGCGGTCGAGGGCGACGTGGTCGAGACCGGGCCGGGCGCGACCGTGCCCGACGCGCGCGCGGGGGAGGCGTCGTGA
- a CDS encoding NAD(P)/FAD-dependent oxidoreductase, with product MSGADDRRHVVVIGAGPAGLAAAVAARGRGARVTLLDASDELGGQYWRHLPATRPAARERILHHGWDAFTALRGRLAADDGCEIVTGAQVWAIERPDPDATGPADAPAPPAAVVHVLVGQVDGSRREPLTLRPDALVLATGAHDRTLPFPGWDLPGVFSAGAAQALAKGERVRVGDRVIVAGAGPFLLPVAVSLVQAGARVVGIHEAARVPGLARGWLRSPLGLARAPHKAAELAGYVSVLARERVGYSTGSAVVAAHGTDRVEAVTVQRLDASWAPIPGTERRIAVDAVCVGHGFTPRLELPIAAGCRIGADRFVEVDASQGAGPAGVHAAGEITGIGGVDQALAEGEVAGHCAAGGSPSDAAVAAAVRRRAVAHDVAVRIEAAHGIRPGWTGWLRDDTLACRCEEVPVGRIRATARAARSTDLRSMKLATRAGLGICQGRVCGRTVEQLLEAEAPSCGGSAATAPATVAPAGPGSDRRPIASPVRLGELAAAYERRDAGPPSLAAAAPGVDDPPAGVADPPPAADPPRDTAPPTTPAPPRTTDRKDTP from the coding sequence GTGAGCGGCGCGGACGACCGGCGGCACGTCGTCGTGATCGGCGCGGGACCGGCCGGGCTGGCCGCCGCGGTCGCCGCGCGAGGTCGCGGGGCGCGCGTCACGCTGCTCGACGCGTCCGACGAGCTCGGCGGCCAGTACTGGCGGCACCTCCCGGCGACGCGGCCCGCCGCGCGCGAGCGGATCCTGCACCACGGCTGGGACGCGTTCACGGCGCTCCGCGGGCGGCTCGCGGCCGACGACGGCTGCGAGATCGTGACGGGCGCGCAGGTGTGGGCGATCGAGCGGCCGGATCCGGACGCGACCGGGCCCGCTGACGCGCCCGCGCCGCCCGCCGCCGTCGTGCACGTGCTGGTCGGCCAGGTCGACGGATCCCGCCGCGAGCCCCTGACCCTCCGCCCGGACGCGCTCGTGCTCGCGACCGGCGCGCACGACCGCACGCTGCCCTTCCCCGGCTGGGACCTGCCGGGCGTCTTCAGCGCGGGCGCCGCGCAGGCCCTCGCGAAGGGCGAGCGCGTGCGCGTAGGCGACCGCGTGATCGTCGCGGGCGCCGGCCCCTTCCTCCTGCCCGTCGCCGTGTCGCTCGTGCAGGCGGGGGCGCGCGTCGTCGGGATCCACGAGGCCGCGCGCGTGCCCGGTCTCGCCCGCGGCTGGCTGCGCAGTCCGCTCGGCCTCGCCCGCGCCCCGCACAAGGCCGCCGAGCTCGCCGGGTACGTCTCCGTGCTGGCGCGGGAGCGCGTCGGCTACTCCACGGGCAGCGCGGTGGTCGCGGCGCACGGCACCGACCGCGTCGAGGCCGTGACCGTGCAGCGGCTCGACGCGTCGTGGGCGCCGATCCCGGGCACCGAGCGGCGGATCGCCGTGGACGCCGTGTGCGTCGGCCACGGGTTCACGCCCCGGCTCGAGCTGCCGATCGCCGCGGGCTGCCGCATCGGCGCCGACCGCTTCGTCGAGGTCGACGCGTCCCAGGGCGCCGGGCCCGCCGGCGTGCACGCGGCGGGCGAGATCACGGGCATCGGGGGAGTGGATCAGGCACTCGCGGAGGGCGAGGTCGCGGGGCACTGCGCCGCGGGCGGATCCCCGTCGGACGCCGCCGTCGCTGCCGCCGTCCGCCGCCGCGCCGTCGCGCACGACGTGGCCGTCCGCATCGAGGCCGCGCACGGGATCCGCCCCGGCTGGACCGGCTGGCTCCGCGACGACACGCTCGCGTGCCGCTGCGAGGAGGTGCCCGTCGGCCGGATCCGCGCGACCGCCCGCGCCGCGCGCTCCACCGACCTGCGATCCATGAAGCTCGCCACGCGCGCCGGCCTCGGCATCTGCCAGGGCCGCGTCTGCGGGCGCACCGTCGAGCAGCTGCTCGAGGCCGAGGCGCCGAGTTGCGGGGGTTCCGCCGCGACCGCTCCCGCGACCGTCGCCCCTGCCGGCCCCGGATCCGACCGCCGCCCCATCGCCTCGCCCGTGCGCCTCGGCGAGCTCGCCGCCGCGTACGAGCGCCGCGACGCCGGACCCCCCTCCCTCGCCGCGGCCGCGCCCGGCGTCGACGACCCGCCCGCCGGCGTCGCGGATCCGCCGCCCGCCGCCGATCCGCCGCGCGACACCGCGCCCCCGACCACCCCCGCACCTCCCCGCACCACCGACCGGAAGGACACCCCTTGA
- a CDS encoding dihydrodipicolinate synthase family protein — MTAPALDLGGVVVATTLPFREDASAPAGLAVDYDAYARHCDWLMSNGCRGVGPNGSLGEYSSLTDEERRKVVQVAVETVGDRGIVVAGVHGVGWHQAKKWAEIAAEDGADGVLLLPPTIYRASDDEVVEHYARVDEVGLPIMAYNNPFDTKVDLTPQLLQRLDALENVVAIKEFSGDIRRVTEIQDLTGLDVIAGADDLLLESLIMGAVGWFAGYPNAFPREAVELYGLATSGRIEEAKELYRHLVPVFRWDSRTEFVQAIKLSIDVAGESTGGPTRPPRAPLPAAVAAEVTRDTRRALDHLAGR, encoded by the coding sequence TTGACCGCACCCGCCCTGGACCTCGGAGGCGTCGTCGTCGCCACCACGCTGCCGTTCCGCGAGGACGCGTCGGCCCCCGCCGGCCTGGCCGTCGACTACGACGCGTACGCCCGGCACTGCGACTGGCTCATGTCGAACGGCTGCCGCGGCGTCGGCCCGAACGGATCGCTGGGCGAGTACTCCTCGCTCACGGACGAGGAGCGCCGCAAGGTCGTGCAGGTCGCGGTCGAGACCGTCGGCGACCGCGGGATCGTCGTGGCCGGCGTGCACGGCGTCGGCTGGCACCAGGCCAAGAAGTGGGCCGAGATCGCGGCCGAGGACGGCGCGGACGGCGTGCTGCTCCTGCCGCCCACCATCTACCGGGCGAGCGACGACGAGGTCGTCGAGCACTACGCGCGCGTCGACGAGGTGGGCCTGCCGATCATGGCGTACAACAACCCGTTCGACACCAAGGTCGACCTCACGCCGCAGCTCCTGCAGCGCCTCGACGCCCTCGAGAACGTCGTGGCGATCAAGGAGTTCTCGGGCGACATCCGGCGGGTGACGGAGATCCAGGACCTCACGGGCCTCGACGTCATCGCGGGCGCCGACGACCTGCTGCTCGAGTCGCTCATCATGGGCGCCGTCGGCTGGTTCGCGGGCTACCCGAACGCGTTCCCGCGCGAGGCCGTCGAGCTGTACGGGCTCGCGACCAGCGGCCGCATCGAGGAGGCCAAGGAGCTGTACCGCCACCTCGTGCCGGTGTTCCGCTGGGACTCGCGCACCGAGTTCGTGCAGGCCATCAAGCTGTCGATCGACGTGGCAGGCGAGAGCACGGGCGGCCCGACGCGTCCGCCGCGCGCGCCCCTGCCCGCCGCGGTCGCCGCCGAGGTCACGCGCGACACGCGCCGCGCGCTCGACCACCTCGCCGGGCGATGA
- a CDS encoding proline racemase family protein, with protein sequence MRSSRVFHAVDSHTEGMPTRVVTSGFGVIPGSTMNERRLHLIEHLDHLRLLLMTEPRGHAAMSGAILQPPTRDDCDWGVLYIEVSGCLPMCGHGTIGVATVLVETGLVEVQEPVTTIRLDTPAGLVIARVDVEDGRAASVTIENVPSYVERLDAVVDVPGYGAVPYSLAFGGNFYAVVELDALGLPFDRERQQEILAAGLAIMGAINEQDAPSHPEISGVDHCHHVEFLAPGSDARLSRHAMAIHPGWFDRSPCGTGTSARMAELWARGELAVGDEFVNESFIGSRFTGRILRETTVAGRPAIVPAITGRAWITGMGQYLLDPTDPFPSGFRF encoded by the coding sequence ATGAGGTCCTCCCGCGTCTTCCACGCCGTCGACTCGCACACGGAGGGCATGCCGACCCGCGTCGTCACGAGCGGGTTCGGCGTGATCCCCGGCTCCACCATGAACGAGCGCCGACTGCACCTGATCGAGCACCTCGACCACCTGCGGCTCCTGCTCATGACGGAGCCGCGCGGCCACGCGGCCATGAGCGGCGCGATCCTGCAGCCGCCCACGCGCGACGACTGCGACTGGGGCGTCCTCTACATAGAGGTGTCCGGCTGCCTGCCGATGTGCGGCCACGGCACCATCGGCGTCGCGACCGTGCTCGTGGAGACCGGGCTCGTGGAGGTGCAGGAGCCGGTCACCACGATCCGGCTCGACACCCCCGCCGGCCTCGTGATCGCGCGCGTCGACGTCGAGGACGGGCGTGCCGCGTCCGTCACGATCGAGAACGTGCCCTCCTACGTGGAGCGGCTCGACGCGGTCGTCGATGTGCCGGGCTACGGCGCCGTCCCGTACAGCCTCGCGTTCGGCGGCAACTTCTACGCGGTCGTCGAGCTCGACGCGCTGGGGCTGCCGTTCGACCGCGAGCGGCAGCAGGAGATCCTCGCCGCCGGGCTCGCGATCATGGGCGCCATCAACGAGCAGGACGCGCCGTCGCACCCGGAGATCTCCGGCGTCGACCACTGCCACCACGTGGAGTTCCTCGCGCCCGGATCGGACGCCAGGCTCTCGCGGCACGCCATGGCGATCCATCCCGGCTGGTTCGACCGGTCGCCGTGCGGCACCGGCACGTCCGCGCGCATGGCCGAGCTGTGGGCGCGCGGCGAGCTGGCGGTCGGCGACGAGTTCGTCAACGAGTCGTTCATCGGCAGCCGCTTCACCGGGCGGATCCTGCGGGAGACGACCGTCGCCGGCCGGCCCGCCATCGTCCCCGCCATCACCGGGCGCGCGTGGATCACCGGCATGGGACAGTACCTGCTGGACCCCACCGACCCGTTCCCGAGCGGCTTCCGGTTCTGA